In Bombus fervidus isolate BK054 chromosome 13, iyBomFerv1, whole genome shotgun sequence, a single genomic region encodes these proteins:
- the Cog8 gene encoding conserved oligomeric Golgi complex subunit 8 has protein sequence MDIETENVINLVFPSGIPELWKENPDFYQYLSKLGGYDVDQLNKEPGHLNDEKTSVLQTTQELVFANYKTFIQTAESSREIFKQFNETENRLDGLVQEIPKFVGKCQSFCDTSKDINTHRRINSLTLTRNAELLEVLEMPQLMESCLRSNQYNEALELSQYARQLGTKHGDIPIISSIVTEIENSWSGMVGQVVGSLRGDLPLARCLQLVGLLRSMDAFTEPELRIKFLQARDSWLQSLLNAIPKEDPNLHITKTIELSRIHLFNIITQYKAMFNDDELITPGRDLTVNECAIFYHWVEEKISQFLMTLEQDLPGVTSIDSILGQCTYFGLSFGRVGADFTGRMSDIFVRVIGEKFESSIRRTTKKFESDMESFTLINKIQKTTIKITTTIKSENPPEQLVEFYPLAEYCNGLISAFNEIRLCPPVALSVFCTKILQESLHNVAKSILLFYKQEQQAFAASERENMLKFIECLSEQLVPYVQYCIHVIFPPNQSAIHLGISENLLQVEGITYLNRDVILEPLAPLLPISKNLPVSDVQSLLLQRTSSEISSLPETAEIDRTASQLEKLKMSQSHLFLEQKTVSTDSQERNTHLIEDSNILTNNSTGNDENQKR, from the exons ATGGATATCGAAactgaaaatgtaataaatctcGTATTTCCAAGTGGCATACCAG AATTATGGAAGGAAAATccagatttttatcaatactTATCAAAACTTGGTGGTTACGATGTTGATCAGCTCA atAAAGAGCCTGGTCATTTGAATGATGAGAAAACTTCAGTATTGCAAACTACACAAGAGTTGGTGTTTGCAAATTATAAGACATTTATTCAGACAGCAGAAAGTTctagagaaatatttaaacaa tttAATGAAACTGAAAATCGACTTGATGGACTTGTACAAGAGATACCTAAATTTGTGGGAAAGTGTCAATCATTTTGTGATACATCAAAAGACATAAATACACATAGAAGAATAAACAGTTTAACACTAACAAGAAATGCAGAATTACTTGAAGTACTTGAAATGCCTCAGTTGATGGAATCTTGTTTAAGGAGTAATCAATATAATGAAGCATTAGAATTATCTCAATATGCACGTCAGTTAGGAACTAAACATGGAGATATTCCAATTATATCG TCCATAGTGACAGAAATTGAAAACAGTTGGTCTGGCATGGTAGGACAAGTTGTTGGTTCATTAAGAGGTGATTTACCACTCGCAAGATGTCTACAACTTGTTGGATTATTACGATCAATGGATGCTTTCACAGAACCTGAATTACGTATTAAATTTCTACAAGCACGTGATAGCTGGCTACAAAGTCTTTTGAATGCTATTCCCAAAGAAGACC CTAATCTTCATATCACAAAAACTATAGAATTATCCAGAATACATTTATTCAATATAATAACACAATATAAAGCCATGTTTAATGATGATGAACTAATAACACCAGGAAGAGATTTAACTGTAAATGAGTGtgctatattttatcattGGGTTGAAGAAAAG aTATCCCAATTTTTAATGACTTTAGAACAAGATTTACCTGGTGTGACATCAATAGATTCTATTTTGGGTCAATGTACATATTTTGGTTTATCATTTGGTAGAGTAGGTGCTGATTTTACAGGCCGAATGTCTGATATATTTGTACGTGTTATTGGGGAAAAATTTGAGTCTAGTATTCGCAGGACAACAAAAAAGTTTGAGAGTGATATGGAATCATTTaccttaattaataaaatacaaaaaactaCTATTAAAATAACTACTACAATTAAATCA GAAAATCCACCAGAACAATTGGTTGAATTTTATCCATTAGCTGAATATTGTAATGGACTTATATCAGCTTTTAATGAAATACGACTTTGTCCACCAGTAGCACTTTCTGTTTTTTGTACAAAGATTTTACAAGAGTCTTTACATAATGTAGCAAAATcaatattacttttttataaACAAGAACAGcag gCTTTTGCAGCTTCAGAAAGGGAGAACATGCTCAAATTTATAGAATGTTTGAGTGAACAATTAGTTCCTTATGTACAGTACTGCATTCATGTTATTTTTCCACCAAATCAAAGTGCAATTCACTTAGGCATTTCAGAAAATTTGTTACAAGTAGAG GGAATAACATACTTAAACAGAGACGTTATTTTGGAACCTTTGGCTCCTTTATTACCAATTTCGAAAAATCTGCCAGTGTCTGACGTACAATCGCTACTGTTACAAAGAACTTCCTCTGAAATATCATCATTACCCGAAACTGCAGAAATAGATAGAACTGCTTCACAAttggagaaattaaaaatgtcacAGTCACATTTATTTCTAGAACAGAAAACTGTATCTACTGATTCACAAGAAAGAAATACACATTTGATTGAAGATAGTAACATTCTTACAAATAATTCAACTGGTAATGATGAAAATCAAAAAagataa
- the LOC139993746 gene encoding ATP-dependent RNA helicase DDX24, translating into MPKKRHDNLSGWKPLELEGSVFAGNVEDLIGIEELTDYKLTKENNKTKILIHNVETNSKEVEVSPKRKRSPIWVENDIVANEPLLKKAKKTKSPKKKLEGRNSKKMPKCLSSKNGLDINPNNNNQFSNECNKDKNDVYDNDAQRWYMLGVPAPVIKALKDQQFHEPTPIQALTLPPAILGHRDILGAAETGSGKTLAFGIPIINGILELKNKQSQQSDMEPKKEITGIIKNKGWICSESKMVENDNSSSESDFEEHVENLNENGIGCVRVINNVKMSKTQNYMKPLYALILTPTRELAIQIKDHLTKAIKYTDIKVAVVLGGMAAVKQERILSKGPEIVIATPGRLWELIQQGNPHLSKVDSIKYLAIDETDRMLEKGHFQELQQLLEKINMNEKKMEERQTFVFSATLTMVHDIPEYLEKKKRKYAKSKIQKLTPAQKLQRIMELVGIKNPKIIDVTKKSGTATNLTECRIACTIDHKDYYLYYFLKRYAGRTLVFCNSIGCVKRLATLLGILDCKPLPLHASMQQRQRLKNLERFQADENGLLIATDVAARGLDIPNVEHVIHYQVPRTSESYVHRSGRTARAQKDGITVLMMEPSEKEYYSKLCKTLGRTEDLPMFPVVDRLLIATKERVEIAREIDKLELKCRRDNSKQGWLRKAVEEMDLVLEEDEENLAAEMEEKASLKHQLKKKKHQLALLMSKTLFPKGFSGKYPDVNIELKLNDDNQKAIDIMKKAIEEIPKKKKERNSKSHIKRSSFKTKVLRKKNRNKV; encoded by the exons ATGCCAAAAAAGAGACACGATAATTTAAGTGGGTGGAAACCACTGGAATTGGAAGGTTCTGTATTTGCTGGTAATGTTGAAGATTTGATTGGTATTGAGGAACTAACTGATTACAaattaacaaaagaaaataacaagACAAAGATTTTAATCCACAATGTGGAAACTAATAGCAAAGAAGTTGAG GTATCACCAAAGCGTAAACGTTCCCCTATATGGGTAGAAAATGACATAGTTGCTAATGAACCattattaaaaaaagctaAGAAGACAAAATCTCCAAAAAAGAAGTTAGAAggaagaaattctaaaaagatGCCAAAATGTCTGTCTTCAAAAAATGGTTTAGATATTAatcctaataataataatcaattttcTAATGAATGCAACAAGGATAAAAATGATGTATATGACAATGATGCCCAACGATGGTATATGTTAGGTGTACCCGCTCCTGTAATAAAAGCATTAAAAGACCAACAATTTCATGAACCAACTCCTATTCAAGCATTAACTTTGCCACCAGCAATATTGGGACATAGAGATATACTAGGTGCAGCTGAAACAGGCAGTGGAAAAACATTGGCGTTTGGAATTCCAATTATAAATGGTATtttggaattaaaaaataagcaATCCCAACAGTCAGACATGGAAcctaagaaagaaataactgGAATTATTAAGAACAAAGGCTGGATTTGTTCCGAAAGTAAAATGGTGGAAAATGATAATAGCTCATCTGAATCTGATTTTGAAGAACATGTTGAAAATCTTAATGAAAATGGTATAGGTTGTGTACgtgtaattaataatgtaaaaatgaGCAAAACACAGAATTATATGAAGCCACTGTATGCATTAATATTGACACCAACTCGTGAATTAGCTATTCAAATTAAGGATCACCTAACtaaagcaataaaatatacagaCATTAAA GTAGCTGTAGTATTAGGAGGAATGGCTGCAGTTAAACAAGAAAGAATATTAAGTAAAGGACCTGAGATTGTAATTGCAACACCTGGTAGATTATGGGAATTGATACAACAAGGTAATCCACATCTTAGTAAAGTGGATTCTATTAA GTATTTGGCTATTGACGAAACAGATAGAATGTTAGAGAAGGGACATTTCCAAGAATTGCAGCAACTactggaaaaaataaatatgaatgaaaaaaaaatggaagaaagacAAACATTTGTATTTTCTGCTACATTAACTATGGTGCATGATATTCCAGAGTatttggaaaagaaaaaaaggaagtatGCTAAAAGCAAGATACAAAAGCTTACACCTGCTCAAAAATTACAAAGGATTATGGAACTAGTAGGAATAAAGAACCCAAAAATTATTGATGTTACAAAAAAATCAG GTACCGCAACTAATTTAACAGAATGTAGAATAGCATGTACAATAGACCATAAAGATTACTATCTTTATTACTTCCTAAAAAGATATGCTGGTAGAACATTGGTATTCTGTAATAGTATTGGTTGTGTAAAACGCTTAGCTACTCTTCTAGGGATACTTGATTGTAAACCTTTACCATTGCATGCAAGTATGCAGCAGAGAcagcgattaaaaaatttagaaag atTTCAGGCTGATGAAAACGGATTGTTAATAGCTACTGATGTAGCTGCAAGAGGTTTGGATATTCCAAATGTTGAGCATGTAATACATTATCAAGTTCCTAGAACAAGTGAG agTTATGTACACAGAAGTGGAAGAACAGCAAGAGCACAAAAAGATGGTATAACAGTTCTTATGATGGAACCATCTGAAAAGGAATATTATAGCAAATTGTGTAAAACACTTGGTCGTA CGGAAGATCTACCTATGTTTCCTGTAGTTGATAGATTGCTAATTGCAACTAAAGAGAGAGTTGAGATTGCTCGAGAAATTGATAAGTTGGAATTAAAATGTCGTAGAGATAATTCAAAACAAGGTTGGTTACGTAAAGCAGTTGAAGAAATGGATTTGGTTTTAGAGGAGGACGAAGA AAATTTAGCAGcggaaatggaagaaaaggCAAGCCTAAAGCAtcagttaaaaaaaaagaagcatcAATTGGCATTGCTTATGTCGAAAACGCTATTTCCAAAAGGATTTTCTGGAAAGTATCCTGATGTTAATATTGAGCTTAAATTAAATGATGACAATCAGAAAGCCATTGATATAATGAAAAAGGCTATAGAAGAAATtccaaagaagaagaaagaaaggaatagCAAGTCTCATATAAAAAGAAGTTCTTTTAAAACCAAGGttctaagaaaaaaaaatagaaataaagtataa
- the LOC139993749 gene encoding uncharacterized protein, whose protein sequence is MSSNGEFSTMSSEEVPSLPKSLPSSREATAEGSSGSSGGYMPLREFLDRFSLPRVVRLEGTGGRPVLLYKQQQRSLRVSATLLIHRYRHDVKVGPEIVIPEGYPGWFSVISGNNTTGSARVYRRVDSLVRAGVPAFLLAAPLRAYILTHSKMENGNLRAHYTKTTIRAGEILRLIAVFQDTRKCSTVSFGISGSSSEKDQYAQCLDPHGREVFAPLSARGEFYAICQNGSIDTGSDAVLYKVHHLARRPLPLRVRLIAGPLPVPLPREYGGLMQLESSTRGPIVLGCIVPERPVHNPEMLELVVTGNGAPRVRRARLGYPSEARLLASPKMQRLLSACSRAVGDRATEPRVAPLKLHPVGENLKEMHLKKIKPKPETKPILQSLKDGLEQLKKSTVREKSQTRQNCRNGFLDRISKFAQGGRSRNPAKKSASFTFAVKPEIAMRCQERYSSLEPETTSHPSHSNSSKQPVQRSASTSVLEMPANVELQPNYSRVRDSLTPVPSLPKLTRTKADDIYAEICENAAAQVEKCPGSHVMARIKIIVKGRDSSTALPNKIGDDSRYANSMVTNNQIDSIISTEDEVIYNTIF, encoded by the exons ATGTCGTCGAACGGTGAGTTTTCGACGATGTCCAGCGAGGAGGTACCTTCGCTGCCAAAGTCCCTGCCCAGTTCGAGGGAAGCGACGGCCGAGGGTAGTTCCGGTTCGAGCGGCGGCTACATGCCCCTTCGAGAGTTCCTTGATCGATTCTCGTTACCGAGAGTGGTCAGGCTCGAAGGTACTGGCGGCAGGCCAGTGTTGCTGTACAAACAGCAACAGAGATCGCTTCGGGTTAGTGCAACCCTATTGATCCATCGTTATCGGCACGACGTTAAAGTAGGGCCGGAAATAGTCATTCCAGAGGGATACCCGG GATGGTTTTCTGTGATATCTGGCAACAATACAACGGGTAGTGCAAGAGTCTACAGAAGAGTCGATTCCTTAGTACGAGCAGGGGTACCAGCGTTTCTTTTGGCTGCACCTTTAAGGGCATATATTCTGACCCACTCGAAAATGG AAAATGGCAATTTACGAGCTCACTACACGAAAACCACGATCAGAGCTGGGGAAATTCTACGATTAATAGCTGTTTTTCAAGACACAAGGAAATGTAGTACGGTTTCCTTCGGAATTTCCGGCAGCTCTTCCGAAAAGGATCAGTACGCTCAGTGTTTGGATCCACACGGTCGGGAAGTGTTTGCTCCCTTATCCGCAAGAGGCGAATTTTATGCTATATGTCAGAATGGAAGTATCGATACCGGAAGCGATGCAGTATTATACAAAGTGCATCACCTTGCGAGAAGACCATTGCCTCTCAGG GTCCGTTTGATAGCCGGTCCACTACCTGTACCATTGCCAAGGGAATATGGTGGTTTAATGCAACTGGAAAGTTCGACTCGAGGGCCAATTGTTTTAGGATGCATCGTACCGGAAAGACCAGTTCACAATCCTGAAATGCTTGAATTAGTTGTAACCGGAAATGGAGCGCCAAGAGTAAGAAGAGCTCGACTAGGTTATCCGTCAGAAGCTAGACTTTTGGCATCGCCGAAAATGCAACGATTATTATCTGCCTGcag CCGGGCTGTCGGAGATCGTGCAACGGAACCAAGAGTGGCACCTCTGAAACTGCATCCAGTCGGTGAAAATCTTAAAGAGATGcatttgaagaaaatcaaGCCGAAACCGGAAACGAAGCCAATTCTACAAAGCTTGAAAGACGGACTGGAACAGTTGAAGAAGAGCACCGTTAGGGAGAAAAGTCAAACTAGACAAAATTGTCGGAATGGATTTCTAGatcgaatttcaaaattcgCCCAAGGTGGTCGTAGCAGAAATCCTGCAAAAAAATCGGCTTCGTTTACGTTTGCAGTAAAACCAGAAATTGCGATGAGGTGTCAAGAGCGTTACTCCAGTTTGGAGCCAGAAACTACCTCCCATCCGAGTCATTCGAACTCTTCCAAGCAACCTGTACAAAGATCAGCGTCCACCAGTGTTTTAGAAATGCCGGCAAATGTTGAATTACAACCCAATTATTCTCGTGTTAGAGATAGTCTTACACCAGTGCCATCCCTTCCCAAGTTAACCAGGACCAAAGCTGATGACATTTATGCAGAAATTTGTGAGAATGCGGCTGCGCAAGTCGAGAAGTGTCCCGGAAGTCATGTGATGGCTAGGAtcaaaattattgttaaagGCCGTGATTCGTCCACAGCTCTGCCAAACAAGATTGGCGATGACAGTAGATACGCAAACTCTATGGTAACGAACAATCAAATTGATTCGATTATCAGCACGGAAGACGAAGTTATTTACAACACAATATTctga